The genomic window GACGCTCATGTGGAAAATAAAATTAGAAATTACCATCTAACGTTCGGTCACGTGCATCGCGCTTTTGTCACACACTGTACTAGTTCCAACTGTcctgatgaaaagatgcaagatgttataaactagaaagcggtacttgtagttgatgaaagacgcgagatcttataaaataggaatgatgtcacatatggcgcgtgtcattggttgaaggcaatcgtttgatttagtgcggcgacgtacgctagggggagcgatgtaataaaatcgagtgagcaaaatgtacagaggattcatggtttaccaggtttacctccggagcttcgcccactcatcatcattcacttcgtggatatggcggaattttttttcttttcttctagcTTACTTGATTCTGTCTACATATTAGGGAGTCGAATTGCAACCGTGCAAATACGGTACGGAACtactgatcacggccaagttttGAGTAAGCCTATTATGTacgtaaaaaaagaaatctgaTTTCTCGCACCAATTTTACTAAACACAGTAATAATTaccatttaagaaaaaaaagcactggcattgctcagtggtagaatattgagcTGCGACCCAGTGGACCTGGGTTCGAGTCCTAATCTATCCTCGGTATctttattacgatagcaattatatggacactcttggctagATTTCTCGGccgccggcgtcgatgtcatgcatcgCATATGcacacgtatctatatatatgaaaacgcaaaaaagagaaaaatgcagaaaaaaaaagactccagcacgggaaatcgaacgtgggacctccgcatcGTGAATGCAAGGCATTAACCACCGAGGATTTCCTTTTTTATTAAGCCACCGAGGGGTACCTCCTCCAGCAttgaaacagcaagctatttatatctaccacttaccgctgttggtgggaatcttggggggggggggaggactatTGTGCTTTCCTCATTATCACGAAGATAGCGAAGATAGCGCAATGAGCGCAGGGCAACTCTCATCTCTTATGCGTACTTTGGCCTGCAGAAAAGAGGGGAGTGGACAAGCTCTCGCGTGCTCTTATCTcctggtggggaggatcatacgtcttggctggtcttgggctttacctggaacgattctgttgtagttactgggtaCACAAAAGtaactgcaatcattgcagtctccatttgcgaaaagtgcacgcttttcagacacagcgaagtaacaactgagacgcttattcgcgggcatttgtaactgtgagtacgtttcgtgcatcatttgtgcgtaagaaacgcggggcacgtttcgatctgcttgccattctgcatgtgaccttccgatttgttgctatcgcgttcaatgcTTCATCTTTACAGCAGAgctgagtttttatttttttttcttatttcgcaaaATAGTGCTTGTGGGACACCAATGGCGATGGCAGACAACTATGGCACCAAATTCAGCCATCGCGATAGCCTTTTGCTGTAAAACATTTCGTTCTCACACCTTGAAAGAAACaacagttttgttttatttaactGGGCACACAACTTCCGGGGACTACTTCTTCCATCCACCCAGCCATCCCTTGACAAAGCCTGTCAAGCCTTGGCCCTTCTTGGTGTCGACAACATCGTCGAGCGATGGAAACTCTATGTGATTGAGGGCGAGGTCAAAGAAGAGTGGCTTGCATGGAATAGGCTCGAACGGTGGCGGGAAGGCGGCAATGTTGGGCTTTGGAGTTGTCAGACTCTTGTCCTCAAGATAAGTGTCCAGGCGGTCCAACAGCAACTGAATGTCAAGCAGAAAGGTCATTCACAGCATTTAGGTACATTACTCACAAAGCGAAATGGTACATCACTTTTGCTAGTATAACAACTTCTGTGAGCAATTGCTCGTCAAAACCTAATTGTTTATATTATAAACTGTTGACATCGAAAGTACTACGTACACAGACCAATAGTATCATGTTTCACTCAGGGAGTACCATATGTGCACACATATAAGCAATTCCCAATGTTATCTTTTTGCCACTACACCCTCTGAACTGtgcacaataaaagcacaggtgcAGTTAGCAGTAGTCAGATCTTTGGGATGTATACACAGTACTGCTGATATTTAGGCTTTCTACAGTTTCTTTTATCAATATGATGTGTGGAAACGGCGAGGCTCCTAAGGGGATTAAACATAAAACTCTCACAGTAAGACcaggatgacaaaaaaaaatgacacaagcAAATCAGAGTGCCATGCGGACACAACGTGATGTGTTGCACATACAATAGACCGGCAGTTCTCAAATGAGGATCCGCGAAGCCACTACGATGATCCGCGAAACCTTCACCCACATTTTTCTATAAACGTgactgtgccacgtattgatgaactgtccaaaattaAGTGATATAATACGTACGTTTGTTTGGTGTTGTTGGTAGCAATAATAGGTAGGCTCCTGCGAATaatcgaatgcttcgaatattcaatCCAATAGTAGAGTATTCGAATTCCCTTTGATCCGACATTAAATTATTAAAACAGTCGAAGTATTCGCAATTAACGAATACACGTATATTAATGCGCATGTAACGGCTTGTAAAGGTAGTTTTGCTGTACTGTCGGAGTGCTAAGCCAAGAAAGCACCCATCCAGGAAAAATCCACTTCGCCGCGAAACCGTCCAGcacatttaaaggggccctgcaacacttttttagcatAGTCATAAAACGCTCCCAATCGGAGGTCGGGGGTGCCGAGAACAGGCGAGCCATATATTACAGTGCAGCACGCTTCCTGTGGTTCACAGTAAATTCTCAAAGCCAGCTGAGAATTGCTCTCTTCTCTTGGCAAATGAcaccacaagctcaaaaatcactcgtcgcAGCTAttgcatcagccattggctgatttgaacatggcgcgctccgTCGTCACTGGAGCAACAGCGGGAGGCCGTGATGTGTCCACCCGTGCGGGCGCGATCATATTGAAAGTTCGTATATTttaataaaatataaaaaagagaTGCTCAAGGTCAAGAGGTGCGTGTGACATATTTTCTTTTGCCATGCCATTCTTCTCTACTTAGCCTCCAGTTATTTCGACACGAGAAGAGATAATTAAATTGCAGCGTGCAAATAATTTTCGGGACTCCACTGCTCGTACTGGACTTATTCCAAAAATTTTGCGGCGGTAAATTGGCGAAGCAACAAGCTtctttactggctccatggctacttgaaaaagtgttgcaggacctctTTAAATGAAGATGTTACCCTGAAATCAATTCATCATTTCATCAAGCTTAAGAACTTGTTATGacagcttatatgctctaagtataataaaatttaaaatgttacCTATTTCACAAGTTATCACTCGCATGCTACCGAAACACATATCCTGCTACTAATTAAAGTTGTTTAGACtttctgagaaagaaaaaaaggacattGCCATAGAGgccttatttcaataaaaaaatatattctgcTGGTTAGTTAGGTTATAATAAATATTCCGATTTTTCTTTGTAAGTCATatacagtcgatcccggatatATCAAACTTGGATATACCGAATTATTGGCTTTATCGAACAGTTGCAAAATCCCCTTGGAACTTTCCATGCAAAAGTATAGGACCGGTGCACCTGTATATCGAACTCCCGCACAGTGGGACATCCGCTATATCGTACGCTGCGCCGCACTgaagcccagaaagtgcattttttctagcaaatattgatcaattttAGGCCATGTTCTAACAAGTTTCGGGCCTTTTTCGCGcgggagacgaaaaaaaaaaaaaaaacaggagttgATCTATTGCGCTGATCTAGTTCGTTGTGCGGCACTCGCTACATCTGTACGTTTGATGCGCGATCTGCAGGTCTTAGCGCGCGGACATAATGTTTTCCAAAAGACCGATTGCCGAGGGCACCAAAATGAGAATGGGAAGTGACTCAACGATCTCAGTGCAATGTTCGCACGTGGTTCGCATTCTCTTTCTTGTTGTTAGCGCACAATGGCATGCAAGCttgaaaagcatggccttcgagatgtgctACCTTGTCACATACTTTTAGTGTTTTGGGTTTTAAAACACCCGTCTCCGAGGCTATGCTTTTTAAAAATCTTTTCGCATCGAAGCCGCTAAAGCAGCGGCTGCCAGCTACAAAGCCATAGTGACATCGATATCGCAGACATGTCGATGGTAAGAACTCGGACGAACTCGGCATTGAGTCTTTTGCGCTTTGTGGTTTTGTGCACCTCTCGCCTCCTTCTTGATATATCCTCATTCGGGAGTTTAACTGAACGTTGATCCACACATAGCGAAAAAATTATGACTGGCACTTGGAGGGACGTCAAGTAAAACACTGTGTTGTAAACGTTCCTTGCGGGCCACGTGATGACTTCGGGTGCGTCATGACACTAACAACGGCGTATGGTGCCTCAGAGAATTCTGCGACTTATCAGCATTTCCGGGCACCATTTCGGACAGAAGTGACTTCATCGGTACAGATGACAAAGATGCTGTTTCTGACTGTATCGATGCTGAGATTTTGGCTGCCGGTGTCGCCGAAGTATACTCGTGCGTGTATGATGAACATGCAAACGCCTTCGCTGCCGCCGCTAACCAAGCTTGCATCGGCGTTATGCGTCAACCAACGTTGAGGCCTAAGGAGCTAAGTTCGCTTATTTGCAAAGCTTCAATgataatgccacaggcatggaacgaggtttagccatgccaatgcgagtatgtgccatggtgtgaaagaagaagaggacggttggtgtgtgctcgtgctctaacgttcggttcggctcgacgtccagtgctgctcctgtgaacagacgttgtggtcgttctgtgatcacgtgacattttctggtggaggtgctgggtagtgttgtatgcactgcaatcagcagcaaggtcccgacactagccgcgacttggaagaaccagctgacctacggcgtagcaggcgtcaactaggcctacctcctgaattcggaccatttcctcaactcggcagtactatggctagtgcgggaacgcaaacccaagaaacatcaacgctgcctcctccatggttcttcaacgtcccgcgtactccgaagccgttccacggtgacccttatgaggacgtcgacgactggctcgacgactgcaaccgttgcggcagcgtcaacgagtggaacgagcagcgaaaacttcggtacgtctacttttatctcatggactctgcgcgcacttggttcgaaaaccatgaagccactatgacaatgtggccagagttttgcaaccagttgcgaaatactttccgaagctctgaccgaaaggagcaagcggaacggctcctcaattcccgaaaccagcgtccgaacgagagtgttgccatgttcgttgaggacatgacgcggctgttcaggcgagccgactcttcaatgacggaagaaaagaaggtgcgcctcctaatgcgtggagtgaaggagcagctgttcgcgggactagtgcggaaccctcccggcactgtagaggatttccttcgcgaagccacgacaatggagagaatgctaaggcagcgttcgtaccagtatgaacgtcctggcagtctttcgtcagtgtcgtcggccctacaaacacctgacgtcacgactgtaaaagacctgacggagctcgtgcgcagtattgtgcgcgaggagctgcaaaagctgcacatggtgtcttctccgccccatgttgctgctttaacggatgtcgttagcgaagaggtccggcagctggtgcaccccatgacgactctgcgtgcagctgaagtccaacccatgacggccccgcgtccagccgaagctccgctattacgtacgcggaagcactgcgtagTCCTGCACCGGcggttggctatccgtcccgtccgtccaccctgcagacggcaccgtcgttctactcgggaccaccgcagtacggcaacccaccccttacacggaaatccagtgtatggcgtgctcccgacaaccggcctctttgttatcactgtggtgaaccaggtcacatctaccgtgagtgcgcctacaggcacatgggtcttcccggctttcgtccggatgctcgtcgacccagagatggtgagcggccccgtgctatcgccgaatacttggcaagccaacgatcctcaaaccttccgcgtcgccaatcccgctcaccatctccacggcgttccacgtcacctggccaacaatcaacctttgcggacgtccttgcaggaagatcacctagatccacaagcccgcgccggggaaactaagagcagcgacctctgggggtgaggccgctgttgatcgaccgttacaagaccctcccccgatttgcctgccgacatccgacgacattctttcaccgacgtgtgccatcgacgacaaacaggtctctgctcgtatctctgttcttctcgacaaccacccgctgaccgctctggtagatacgggtgccgattattctgttataagcgctgacctcgctgcacagctaagaaaggtaacgacaccttggggacatggaaccaacctccggactgcgggaggtcacctattgacaccgctaggaatgtgcactgcccgcctccgaattcgtgagtcgacgtacattgtttccttcgttgtattgcgcgaatgctcccaaaacctgattctaggaatggattttctccgcgagcatggagccattattaaccttcgcgacctgctcataacgttatctaacgaccacaacgtctgttcacaggagcagcactggacgtcgagccgaaccgaacgttagagcacgagcacacaccaaccgtcctcttcttctttcacaccatggcacatactcgcattggcatggctaaacctcgttccatgcctgtggcattacccccccacTGAAGGATGACTAACTTGACAGCACGCAAAAAGCAAGACAAGCTTATGGACTAAATAAAGTTCGGTAACCTGCAGTTCGCACCTTGTTTTCGAGCAAATAGTTACCTTAGCTCTTGTAACGATTTTACAGGCCTGAAACTCTTCAATTTAGGTCTTATATATGCATGTTTTGTATTTCGAATTCTCGATTGTATACTATTCAAATTCGATTCGATATTATTCGACCaagatcactattcgcttcgaacctaaattcactattcgcacaagcctaataaaaggcacctgtttcaaGCTCCTGTCGTGTTAATTTACCAAAGTTTTACCTACGTTTTTTGTTAATTTACCTACAAATTTTAACACGAGGGCAGGGCGTTTGTCAAAGGCCGATTGCGGAGGCTGTCAGAATGACAATGACTCGACATCCTCGGTCCCTTCTAGTGTGTTCGCACACAATGGCATGTGGCCCCAAAAAGCATGGCCTCCAAGAACCTCATGACGTACTTTTGGTGTTTTCGGTGTGACAATGCAAATCTCAGAGGCTATGCTCTACAACTTCCGAAAATTGCTTGGAGGCATACAATGCTTTAATTAAAGCCTTAATTATGCATATCACGTATTTTGAATTATCAATATATCAAACTACTTCACAATCATCTTTGAGTTTGATACATCCGGAATTGACTGTAGTACATTGGCTATATGCAGTGCGTGGCATAGCCACAAGGGCTTTCAAATTTTCAAGCATGTACAAAATGTAGGCTGCCGATTGAACTTTTTACTAATAAGTATGCTTGCACAAATCCTAAATTTTAGGTTGGAAGCAAAAAGTAATTTCGTAGAttaatttcaaatcaaaatttAATAGTATTTATTGGACATTATAACAAAGAAACCGGGCATATTTATCGTGAGCCAACTAACCTgaacaatattaaaaaaaaaaaaaacagacagggCCTCTgcaaatgttttctttttgtcgttGCTGTTCAAAAGAATTGGGTGCACTTTTGAACAGCAGCAGGATATAGCTTTTGGTAGAATGCAAGCGACGAGCTGTAAAATATATtctgttttaaaatttactatatttACAGCATATAAGCTGGTATAAgaagcttttaaacttgaaaaagTTATGAATTGATGTGAACGTAATATGCTCATTAAACCTTGAGTGTGGCTTTGCGGCAGTGCTTATTTTTCCTAGATAGCTGTAATCATAGTATAGCACCCCTCTGCTGCAGCGGAACTACCTTTACAGGGGGTTACACACAAACTAGCACTTGTTCGTTCATTTTGATTACTTCGAAATTTCCTATAATTTAAATTGGAATCGAAGTGAATTCATATATTGAATACTGTAAACTTCgttcgaatattcaaagcattccaATATTTGAACAAGCTTACTACGGAGTTCCCATTATATTAGACTGGGTAGAGAACACTATAAAAAGATTTTGCGATACAGGATGTCTAGCAAGCAGTACACAGATATCAAGAATTTGCAAACAAGCATATGcaccaaaaaaaaaggcagcctGCAGTCCATTCAACACTGAAACGAGCAACAGAGGCAACATAAGCTTAACAAGAACTGTGTTTTTAAATATGAAATGCTTCATTAAAGTATATCTTAAACCCTCCACTCAGTGTAAACAACAGAGCTAGCTGGTTCATTAAAAAAAggtgcacaaacacacacacaggaaGGAAGTCGGGACACCACTGACAAATGAAGGGTACAATGGTGAAAGAGAACGAAGGTATGAAGTCTGTTCTGCCCATGCAATACGCGAATTTATCAATCTGACAATCCTGTGTCCGCATTTGCACACTTTGCCTCTCATACACAGAAAGCTGCCCACTTATACAAGGTTCACAGTTGattgcaggaacagcgcaacctacaagtacttacttcgtaactacggaagcgaaaaaaggacagaaaagagcgctgttcaCAGTTGAGAGCAGTGCACAGACTGGTACCCACCTATATCGCCTTGTTGTCCTCGGGTGTGGGTGCTTCGGCCTCTGATCCGAGAATGCTCTGAGCGTGCACCGAATACACCTGGCCCTCCAGGATACCATCCAGCTCCTTCAACGAAGCCACTGCCTCCTGCACAAAGACGGTGCAGTTTAAGTCGCCACCGTCTTAAACAACAAATAGCACAGATTTGACATacaacgaaagaaaaacagcgaCACACAAGACAAATGCTCATTTCCTGTTCAGTGTCGAATTTACACTACCCAGTATTTAAGCAACTAGCAAAGCAACAAATTTTTTATTAGTCACCAAAATATTGCTCCCAAGTCCATGATAACTTTCTTGAaatgtgaaaggaaaaaaaaaagacacacaaatATATTCGATTATGAAGAGGCTGCAATGTGAGCCCATGTCTATGTGCACACGCAGGCTCACTGATAGAGCATTCGAAGCTTGGTGACACATTCCGTTGTTTTAGGGAAAATGCCAAGGAAGACACACATGCAGAAGGTGATACGCACCGAAAGTATATCTTGATGCATTATTAGCTCTTGACTGAATGAGCATGAAAGGTTTTAAGTTTCAAACTGTTACAGCGGCCACAAAGACGAAGCATTGAGAAGAGCAACACTTGAGCATTTTGTCTGCTAGTCCTTTTATTgcgactgtgttttttttttgagcaagaAGAATGAGCTGATTGTAAATGCTTACTCGCAGTCACAATTaggtgaaaaaatgaaaaaattctGCTGCTAATACTGTCTGTTTCTTCATGAAATTGCATCATTCTTTATTTGTGTTTACCGAGTACAGCTTAGAGATGCCCCAATCAAAAGCTCAAGCAATGACAATCCCGATCGCTGCGCTTTAAGAGGTGCTGACTAACACTCTAAGGTATAATACGTACAAAAATACCCACGGATGTGGACAAGAAGGTGCCTTTCATCGTAGCTCAATGATAAAACATGGGACACCTAATCCGACGACTGAGGATCTGGATCCCTCCAACAGAAAGAACAACTCCTCTGTCACTTCCATGACCTTCAGTTCGCGCAAGTAAGATGACAAATTAATTGGAAACTAATATCATAAATTCCATCACTGTTTTACCAGGTTTACTAGTAGTAGAAAAATGAAAGACAAAGCTCCATTGCTCGATTTTTTAATTTTGTGCCGATATGTTTGCGCATGACGGCACGTATTTCAAAGTGTATCTTCCGTATCTTGGTGTCTTTGGTTCAAcaaaatttcctgaaacttggcATGTAAAGTCTATGGCTCTCTGCAATGACAATATAATACATTTTTATCGTTTAGAAAGTAGGTAGAATTAAGTGCATGCCATCAAAATGCGTGATGTCATGGCGCCAAGTGTGGCAttgccatcatatttttcattttatgTTTTTTCTCTCTTACCAGGAGCCTTATCATGGCAAGTATGATGATTTTGAAATTGTCAAAAAGAAAGTTGCTTCAGTCGAACTCTGCTACAACGAAATTCACAGGGATCATGAAAAATTTCGTAGTAGCGAGAATTTCGTTGTCATAGAAAAAGCAGTAAATAAAGAAATCAGGACACTCTGGGAGCATTTTATTTCCGAAATTTGAGAAAATTGCTTATCTTGTACTGTTTGCGTTTTCGAACGAGCAACAAAAGAATGCGCTGCTGACAGTCCGCGAGGAGGTAAATGGCGATATCGTAGTCATAGATGCCAAGAAAACTACGAAAAACGTCTACAGAGTCCATGACCTGCAACGCTATCACTGGCGTAGGGACTGTTGAAACACCATACCCATCTTCTTCGTCCTCGAATGAATCGGCGGTGGCGTGAGCACTCTTGAGCATCTCGGCCTCACTGAGCTCCTCGTAGACGATCACGTTCGCATCGGCATTTATGTAGTCGCTCAATGCTACGTTCTTAGTAACAATGCCGGCTTCCTCAAGAGCTGCCCTTGCTGCGGCCATTGTCATATCATGACCCGGTCCAAGGGCGTCAGCACCTTGTGTATCGTCACTTGTACTGCACATCTCTTTGGGTCGAAATCCCGCTTGAGCAAAACAGTTCTTGAGAACTTCACACCGCGTCGACATCCATGCGACAGCCAAAATTTGTACAGCCATGTACAAGTCCACTTCGGTTTCACGGCCATGCTCGGTCTTCAGCAGAGATTCGCTCTACGAGTCTTGACCGGTATGCGCGCTTCATGCTGTTGATCGCGCCTTGATCCAAATGCTGCACCAGCGAAATGCAGTTGGTCAGAAAAAACTTCAGCTCAACGTTTGTCAGCTTGATGTTGCTGTCCAGGAAATGCTCTGAACACATTGTCCAGTGGCAAGCAAACACGGCGGTCTTGTGTTTTCATTTCAGTGTCAAAAGAGACAAGCCAGACAGTGAAAACGGCCCGCTACACCCACGAATGGCTGTTCGCGACATATTTCACTGACAAGTTTTTTGTGCCCTTAAAGCACCGCGGCTTAGCGCTTTTGCCGACGAGAAGGGGCCAAAAAGTAACACGGTGACTCACTTTTTGCTTTGCTTGCCTCCGTGGCACTGTTTTCCTTTCAAGTTGAGTGTCTTTGCTGGCAGCCTTCAATAAAAAAGCCCGGTCTCGTCGGCAATGTATATGTTGGAGGCAGAGTACTTTTCTATGATGCTGGCAGCGTTCGTCGCGATCCACAATGAAGCACCATCAGAGTCTGCCAAAGCGTACCTccaccttcccccccccccccccccgcatagCACTTTTCTTTTCCGGCGATTTCCTGGCACTCTTTGAAGCGATTCAGCCACCGGGCACTTGCTTAGAAGTTCTCGGTCATGCCTAATATGCAGGCGTAGTTGAGCGCCTTCTGCTGAATCATACTGCTGCTGATTGGTATGTTCTTAGCCCTCGTTTCACAAAACCAGGCATACACTGCCTTGTCAAGCTCTTTGTCGGCTGGCTGAGTTGTCTTCTTGCATTGAGCAGATGTGCCCAACACTAGCACCTTTGAAATACTCGCTTAGGATTTAAGTATCGTCAACAGCGAGCTTGGCGAGATCCTGTACTCTTTTGCGATGagtcctttttttcttctcgctgatGCCGCAGCAATGATTTCCGCCTTTCGCTCGAGCGAAAGAAACTTCTGTTTCTTGCTATGTTGCACTGCCATAGGACCCGGCAACCGTAGACCGAGATCGAAAGAAGAAGCACAGGTCGTAGCTGGCGAGACGAAGCGTGCAGGACCAGCGAGCTAACTGGCCAAGGACTAACACAGCTGAGTTCGCTTGGTCGGCTTGGTGTTTGGCCACTAAACATGTAAAAAAAGGCCCACGCAAAGACAGCCGAGCCAGCAGCCAATAGTATCCAACATAGGAATTCGGCTAGGCTTCGGTCAGCCAAGCCTGCTAGCAGTCAGAGAATGTTGCGCAGCATCATTGGCATCGTCATCAAACACTAACGATGGCGTGCCCCATGGCTATGATGATTATCCCTGGCTTTAGAGCATTCGGCAGATTACATGCAACTTTGGTGCGTTTGCGAACATTTTAGATGTCAGAAACGAGAAGAATAATTAATATAAAATTTTAATGCGAGTCAGCTGATAGGAATTCTCTGTTAGAAACAAATCGGGGCAAAAAATGAAGTGGACAAATACACAGGACAACTGCTGTCATGTGTACCTTTCTCGCGCTCCGTTTTTTTCACGATGAAAAATGTTGCTACTATTATATTTACATTGTTAGAACTTATTAAAATTAGAGTGGTTCAGTCAGAGTCAGATCGAGTGACTTGTGTCCCGGAAAAATTTGTTGAACTGGGAGAGCAATAAAAAATGTGGTTCGTTGTGGAGGGAGTTTTAATACATTGGGGCCTATGGGATGCGGGCGGTGAAACGAAAAACCTTCGTTGAAGTGGGATTTTGGTTGTAGCAGAGCTTGACTATAATTATCTTTAGAGGCTTTAGCAATGTCCCCTCTGCCTGCATGGTTCGATTCATTTGGTTGTGCAACCTAGAAAATGAGTAATACCTTCCCTCGTTAGCCTTTGTAATAAGTACACTGCTTGCAATAGACTAACCTTGCTCAGGTGAGAGGAGATGGCTTGCTGGACGTAGTCACGACCGCGCCGGTACAGTGCCATGGCCTCAGGGTAGCGACCCGCAGCAGCCAGTGCCTGCCCAATGTGGCGCACCCGGTGTGCCTTGTAGAGCAGCAGCTCTGCCTGGACCTGCTTTGCAAAGTCCGTTCCCTCTTCCACTCAAGGAAGCTGCAGCACCTCGCCCAGGCACTGCGACAACAAGAAAGGACGACGGCACGCTCAATAAGCCGCAACCGACTACAGCTGTTCGGTCGTAGCTCTAAAAAATTGGCAGGCACCTAGCAAGCATGTTAGCATTACAAACAATCTCTTTTTATTAGGCCTGTGCGAATAGCAAGTTTCAGTTTCTAAGTgaattcgaagcaaatagtgatcTGGTCAAATATTTTCTAAACAAATTCTTTGAATCTCCCCTCCGTATTTGACAGGTGGTTTTGTCGCATTTTAGTGAGCGTTGCTGGACTGGAGTGCCTAGACCATTTGCCAACGTCAACCATCGACTGTACCCGATCTTCTGCATCTGTGTTGAATCGTTCT from Rhipicephalus microplus isolate Deutch F79 chromosome 7, USDA_Rmic, whole genome shotgun sequence includes these protein-coding regions:
- the LOC142767198 gene encoding uncharacterized protein LOC142767198 — protein: MALYRRGRDYVQQAISSHLSKEAVASLKELDGILEGQVYSVHAQSILGSEAEAPTPEDNKAI